Below is a window of Patescibacteria group bacterium DNA.
AAAGATTGGTTCACATTCTATCGCGCCGCACGAAGAATAATCCAGTGTTGTTAGGTGAACCAGGTGTGGGCAAAACCGCCATTGTGGAAGGTTTAGCCAAACGGATCGTTAATCGATCTGTCCCAATCGTATTGCAAGATAAAACTATCTTTCGCCTGGATTTAGGTTTGGTGGTAGCCGGCACCATGTTTCGTGGTGAATTTGAGGCACGTTTTAAACAAATTCTTGAAGAATTGGCTGATAACCCAGATATTATTTTATTTATCGATGAAATTCATACTGTGGTTGGAGCCGGCAGTGGTGGTGGCACAATGGATGCAGCTAATATTTTAAAACCCGGTTTAGCCCGCGGTGAAATTCGTTGTATTGGCGCGACTACCCTAAAAGAATATCACCGTTATATTGAAGCTGATTCAGCTTTAGAACGACGCTTCCAACCCATTATTGTAGAAGAACCAAGTATGGAAGATGCCATTAAGGTATTACAAGGCATTAAAGACAGCTATGAAACTTACCATCATGTGCGCATTTCCAATGAAGCCATCACAGCCGCGGTAAAATTATCCGTGCGCTATATTCAAGATAAATGGCTACCCGATAAAGCGATTGACTTAATTGATGAAGGTGCCGCTCGCCTGCGCATCCGTCGTCCGGCTAACCCGTTGGACGAAGCCTATCGTGATCTCACCGAAAAAATAAAAGCGGTGCAACAAGACAAAAAAACGGAAGCTGATTTACGTAGCCAATTAGCTCAACTCGAAAAACGTATTACCAAGGAAGATCAACTGGTACTAGGAACAGTGTCAGCTGAAGATATCGCCACTGTGGTAGCACGCATTACAAAAATACCTATCCAGAATCTGTTGGCTCCTGAAAAGAAAAATTTACTGAATCTAGCGAACATCTTAAATGAGCACGTTGTTGGTCAAACTGAAGCCACTACGGCGGTAGCTGAGTTTATCCGGCGCTCTGGCGCTGGCTTAACGCAGGCGGATCGACCAATTGGGTCGTTTTTATTCTTAGGTCCATCTGGAGTGGGTAAAACTGAACTGGCTAAAACTTTAGCCGCCACCGTGTTTGGTGACGAAAAAAGCTTGATTCGCTTAGATATGTCTGAATTTTCCGAGCCCTTCACCGCTTCAAAACTGATTGGTGCTCCAGCCGGTTATGTCGGCTACAAAGAGGGTTCTAAACTGATCGACCAAGTGCGTCACCGGCCATATAGTTTAATTTTATTTGATGAAATTGAAAAGGCACACCGCGATATTTTTAATGTGCTTTTACAAATTCTGGATGAAGGACACCTAACTGATGCCACTGGTAAACAAGTGAATTTCAAAAATACGATTATTATCATGACGTCAAATATTGGTCTGCGTGAATTTCAAGATCACGCGGCTCTTGGCTTTAATTCGGCTCATACCACCACAATCACACCGGGTTATGATGTGGTAAAAGACAAAGTTTTACAAGAATTAAACCGTCAGTTTCGTCCGGAATTTCTTAACCGCATCGATAAAACCATTGTCTTTAAACCATTGGATCTAACGGCGATCCAACAAATAGTGGAATTACAACTCAAAGAATTAAGTGACCGAGCTAAAGAAAAATCATTAACCCTCACTTACACCAAACAGTTGGTGAAACACATTGCCGCCATTGGTTACACCCCACAACAAGGCGCCCGCGCCATTCGTCGCACAATTCAAGAACACATCGAAAACCGACTCGCGGAGTATATGTTGGCGGATAAAGCCAAGGCCGGTAATACCGTGGCCATTGGTTTTAGAAATGGTGCCATAAACTTGACGGTTAAATAATAAATAGATAACAGATCGTAGAGACGTCCCGGCGGGACGTCTCTACGATCTGTTGCACAAAATAATTGTCTGTGATAATATCGTTATGAGAAAGCGCCGCCCAATGTGAGGGGGCGTTTTTATGTTATACAAAGGCAGATATCGTGTAGAATCGATTAGATTATCAAATTGGGATTATCGCACACCTGGTTATTATTTTATTACCATTTGCGTCGAACAACGGTATAGAGAACCGTTTGGTTATATAAAAAACGGATATATGTGTTTATCGAACATCGGTACCATGGCGCATCGATATTGGTTTGATATTCCCAAACATTTTCCAAATGTATCATTGGATGTATTTGTTATTATGCCGGATCATATGCATGGAATCATATGGATTCGTGAACCGGTAGAGACATGCCATGGCATGTCTCTACACGCGGATCAAATCAAACATTATGATCATCAATTCAATAAATTTTCAAAACCAATATCCCAATCGATACCGATGATTGTTAATCAATACAAATCCGCCGTCACCCGTTGGTGTCGACAACATCAATCCGGTTTCCAATGGCAACCCAGATATTATGAACATATCATTCGTAATGAACAGGCATTTCATAATATTCAACGGTATATAATTAATAACCCAAAAAAATATTTATGTGGCCATGGTTAATTGGGATATTATTCCCGATTCAATGTTTGGGGTGTGGTACATACGATGTGTGGTTGTGTGCACATTGTATTCCAGATTTACCCGGAGAATACCATCATCCGGTTTTGAAAAAGGCGCTGCACATCATGAAATATGGTGGCGGTAAACCAATCGCTGTTATTTTGGGACAAACCCTCGCCCACCGCATTCCGGAGGCTAGCTATGATGTGATTGTGCCTGTACCGATGTATTGGAAAAAACGTTGGGCGCGTGGTTATAATCAAGCTCAGATTATTGCTGAACAATTTCCTAAACCCGTTTGGCCGGCTTTGAAAAAAATCAGAGCCACCCAAGCTCAAGCCACTTTGAACCGCCAAGACCGACTAAAAAACTTAACCGGATCATTTACAATTAACCAACCCTACGCCCAGTATATTACTGGCCGGAGGGTTTTGTTAATCGATGATGTTTATACGACAGGAACTACTACACAACTTTGTACAAATTTACTTTATCAAGCTGGTGCTAAACAAGTACAAGTGGCGGTGTTAGCTTATTCAGCCAATTTTAAAAGCACTGAAATAGTATCCACTTCTTGAAACCGCTTTACTATTTACTTCTTACCTAGTGCCCTCGGTAGGAATCGAACCTATGACCTCTCGGACCGCAACCGAACGCTCTATCCACTGAGCTACGAGGGCAAAACACGCTGTTAAGCTCTAGTATGCTACTATAAACGCATGAAGCGGGCAAGAGCCTCCTCGGTTGACTCATCTTCCTTATCAATATCTTCTTCTAAATAATTGAGCAATATGCGCCGAATCACTAGTGGGTTTTGTTCTTCTAAGTGAATCGGCAATTCTTTACGCAGCACTTGATTAACACCAAAATATAGCAGTTTCACGCCTGGTTCGTAAATTACCCAAAAAGTTTTGAGATCTTTATAGGGATAATAAGTTGTACCCAGCATAATGCCACCTTCTAAAATCATAAACTCGAGCATCTCCGGATGCCGCCGTTCATGCATATAAACAATGGCGGCGGCTAACAAAATGATAATAGCAAATAAGAAATTTCCTGTGGCCAGTGCCTGAATTAATAACACAATTCCTAAACCACCCACAACAATATACCAACCAATCGTGTGTTCATATTGAATGAACTCAGGGATGTTCCATTCAGCCAA
It encodes the following:
- a CDS encoding transposase translates to MLYKGRYRVESIRLSNWDYRTPGYYFITICVEQRYREPFGYIKNGYMCLSNIGTMAHRYWFDIPKHFPNVSLDVFVIMPDHMHGIIWIREPVETCHGMSLHADQIKHYDHQFNKFSKPISQSIPMIVNQYKSAVTRWCRQHQSGFQWQPRYYEHIIRNEQAFHNIQRYIINNPKKYLCGHG
- a CDS encoding phosphoribosyltransferase family protein, which encodes MWPWLIGILFPIQCLGCGTYDVWLCAHCIPDLPGEYHHPVLKKALHIMKYGGGKPIAVILGQTLAHRIPEASYDVIVPVPMYWKKRWARGYNQAQIIAEQFPKPVWPALKKIRATQAQATLNRQDRLKNLTGSFTINQPYAQYITGRRVLLIDDVYTTGTTTQLCTNLLYQAGAKQVQVAVLAYSANFKSTEIVSTS
- a CDS encoding ATP-dependent Clp protease ATP-binding subunit yields the protein MALDILNKFTTNLKNTLVRAINLAIRLKHPFVLPLHLLISLSEQTGSVAHELLEKNAITPEQLHIVLNKLAESNNQASYALPQLADDTVRVLEHAAVVAFEHQHKFIGTEHLLLSLVELPDELLEQTYHDQHVDTAQLRQQVINLLNSTSRFPDMAALFKEELAEVKQSQPGEPTEEPTSKTPALDFFGTNLTEPNVQNKIDPVVGRDDEIERLVHILSRRTKNNPVLLGEPGVGKTAIVEGLAKRIVNRSVPIVLQDKTIFRLDLGLVVAGTMFRGEFEARFKQILEELADNPDIILFIDEIHTVVGAGSGGGTMDAANILKPGLARGEIRCIGATTLKEYHRYIEADSALERRFQPIIVEEPSMEDAIKVLQGIKDSYETYHHVRISNEAITAAVKLSVRYIQDKWLPDKAIDLIDEGAARLRIRRPANPLDEAYRDLTEKIKAVQQDKKTEADLRSQLAQLEKRITKEDQLVLGTVSAEDIATVVARITKIPIQNLLAPEKKNLLNLANILNEHVVGQTEATTAVAEFIRRSGAGLTQADRPIGSFLFLGPSGVGKTELAKTLAATVFGDEKSLIRLDMSEFSEPFTASKLIGAPAGYVGYKEGSKLIDQVRHRPYSLILFDEIEKAHRDIFNVLLQILDEGHLTDATGKQVNFKNTIIIMTSNIGLREFQDHAALGFNSAHTTTITPGYDVVKDKVLQELNRQFRPEFLNRIDKTIVFKPLDLTAIQQIVELQLKELSDRAKEKSLTLTYTKQLVKHIAAIGYTPQQGARAIRRTIQEHIENRLAEYMLADKAKAGNTVAIGFRNGAINLTVK